A genomic window from Peptococcaceae bacterium includes:
- the hrcA gene encoding heat-inducible transcriptional repressor HrcA, with translation MKMDDRKQKVLHAIILDYIATADPVGSRTIARKYDLGVSPATVRNEMADLEEMGLIEQPHTSAGRIPSQSGYRYYVDCLMKKEPVAQEAKEKIRGALMSCIKETETLMQIAGKLLSQLTNYTALVLAPFYGKNTLKYIQLLPVDAGKAVLVIVLDNGHVEHRLVDVPDSMREEEFTALSALLNNHLRGLSVEQWRPSVLQSIYHQLDNQKKFLRHVMELIEESLSQDNEQKVYLGGTINILNQPEFKQIEKVKALFELLEEQDVLKEVLIPERETGISVRIGTENRHQGMKDCSLITATYHLNGKLIGTLGLLGPTRMEYSKAISIVEFLTTALTEGPNKF, from the coding sequence ATGAAAATGGATGACAGAAAACAGAAGGTGTTGCATGCGATCATCCTGGATTACATTGCTACCGCTGATCCTGTCGGCTCTCGCACCATTGCCCGCAAGTACGACCTGGGAGTAAGCCCCGCTACTGTTCGCAATGAAATGGCGGACCTGGAGGAAATGGGTTTGATTGAACAGCCCCACACATCGGCGGGTAGAATCCCTTCCCAGTCCGGCTACCGTTATTACGTGGACTGCTTGATGAAAAAGGAGCCGGTGGCGCAAGAGGCAAAGGAAAAGATACGGGGCGCCCTGATGAGCTGTATTAAAGAAACGGAGACCCTGATGCAAATAGCGGGCAAGCTTTTATCACAGCTTACCAATTATACTGCGCTGGTACTTGCGCCCTTTTATGGGAAGAATACTCTTAAGTATATTCAACTGCTGCCTGTTGACGCCGGAAAAGCGGTGCTCGTGATTGTCCTGGATAATGGTCATGTGGAGCACCGGCTGGTCGATGTTCCCGATTCCATGCGCGAAGAGGAGTTTACGGCTTTATCAGCGCTGCTCAATAACCACCTGCGCGGTCTTTCCGTGGAGCAGTGGCGGCCCAGCGTACTGCAGTCAATCTATCACCAGCTTGATAACCAGAAAAAGTTTCTCCGGCATGTGATGGAACTGATTGAGGAATCCCTATCCCAGGATAATGAACAAAAAGTTTACCTGGGCGGTACGATCAATATACTTAACCAGCCGGAATTCAAGCAGATCGAGAAGGTGAAAGCCCTTTTCGAGCTGCTCGAAGAACAGGATGTGCTGAAAGAGGTCTTGATCCCAGAACGGGAGACGGGAATTTCAGTCAGAATCGGAACAGAAAACCGCCACCAGGGGATGAAGGACTGCAGCCTTATTACGGCCACATATCACCTCAACGGAAAGCTGATCGGTACCCTGGGTTTGTTGGGACCAACCAGGATGGAGTATTCAAAAGCCATCAGCATCGTGGAGTTTTTAACCACGGCTCTTACAGAAGGACCAAATAAGTTTTGA
- a CDS encoding TCP-1/cpn60 chaperonin family protein — MSVKQQVTQNSEVDERLAALMTNASAIRAVSQAVEGTIGPKGLDTMLVDQYGDVVITNDGVTILDLMEVSHPAARMLIKTAKAQQEEIGDGTTTAAIMAGALISEGVDRVLKGVPVVKVIEGIRAGIKKALAVLDEKTVKIQELEVPVLKDVALVAGRGYEDIASLVVQAASLIGKEKLLDPAFKLSEMVRAVPGAENQVITGVILDKEPLNVEMPKRLELARVLVIDDALEPEELDDEALGTEAGVKRYLQLQEEFRQNVKKLATLGVNLVLVDRGVHDIAEEILTDAGVLVLQRVANKELRQAAEHCGAKLLKRTALKKEGEELAKCLGEAREAYFDEKLKHVRLLGGKGKNQATILVGASTEEVVGERERIAKDAASAVQAAVRGGVLAGGGAVELAVAREVEEARKETRGMAAFGVECVIAALKKPFSQIVLNAGFNPLEKLGDVMTAQLESGKDSLGVDPESGEIRDMMEMGVYDPALVKKYALKAAGEVAEAILRIDTIIKKKPVKEKEESDREL; from the coding sequence ATGAGCGTTAAGCAGCAGGTGACGCAGAACTCCGAGGTTGATGAGCGGCTGGCGGCATTGATGACCAACGCCAGTGCCATTCGAGCCGTCTCCCAGGCCGTGGAAGGCACTATCGGACCAAAAGGGCTCGATACCATGCTTGTTGACCAGTACGGCGACGTGGTGATCACCAACGACGGGGTTACCATTCTCGACCTGATGGAGGTAAGCCACCCGGCGGCCAGGATGTTGATTAAGACGGCCAAAGCCCAGCAGGAAGAAATCGGCGACGGGACAACCACGGCTGCCATTATGGCCGGCGCGCTTATCAGCGAAGGGGTGGACCGTGTCCTGAAAGGGGTCCCTGTGGTAAAGGTTATTGAGGGCATTCGCGCAGGGATCAAAAAAGCCCTGGCTGTCCTGGATGAAAAGACGGTAAAAATTCAGGAACTGGAGGTCCCTGTCTTGAAAGACGTGGCCCTGGTGGCCGGGCGCGGGTATGAGGATATTGCTTCGCTGGTGGTCCAGGCGGCTTCGCTTATTGGAAAGGAAAAGCTGCTGGACCCGGCCTTTAAACTGTCGGAGATGGTCCGGGCCGTGCCAGGCGCTGAGAACCAGGTTATTACCGGCGTTATCCTGGATAAGGAACCGCTCAATGTGGAAATGCCGAAAAGGTTGGAGCTGGCCAGGGTCCTGGTTATCGACGACGCTCTGGAACCGGAAGAACTCGATGATGAGGCCCTCGGTACGGAAGCAGGCGTCAAACGCTACCTCCAGCTGCAGGAAGAATTCAGACAAAATGTCAAGAAGCTGGCGACGCTGGGCGTCAACCTGGTTCTTGTGGACAGGGGCGTGCACGATATTGCCGAAGAAATCCTTACGGATGCCGGCGTTCTCGTTCTTCAGCGTGTCGCCAACAAAGAACTGCGGCAGGCTGCCGAACACTGCGGGGCTAAGCTCCTAAAGAGAACAGCCCTGAAAAAAGAGGGCGAAGAACTGGCGAAATGCCTGGGAGAAGCCAGGGAAGCATACTTTGACGAGAAACTGAAACATGTCCGCCTGCTGGGCGGTAAAGGCAAGAACCAGGCCACCATCCTGGTGGGGGCTTCCACCGAGGAAGTGGTGGGCGAGCGGGAGCGAATAGCCAAAGACGCCGCTTCCGCCGTGCAGGCGGCTGTAAGGGGAGGTGTCCTGGCCGGGGGCGGGGCGGTTGAGCTTGCCGTGGCCAGGGAAGTGGAGGAGGCGCGCAAGGAAACGCGGGGAATGGCGGCTTTTGGGGTCGAATGCGTCATTGCGGCCTTGAAGAAACCTTTTTCCCAGATCGTGCTAAACGCCGGTTTTAACCCGCTGGAGAAACTGGGAGACGTTATGACCGCCCAGCTGGAGAGCGGTAAGGACTCCCTGGGGGTTGACCCGGAAAGCGGGGAAATCAGGGACATGATGGAGATGGGGGTCTATGATCCCGCCCTGGTGAAAAAATACGCGCTGAAAGCGGCGGGAGAGGTGGCCGAGGCCATCCTGCGCATCGATACGATCATCAAAAAGAAGCCGGTCAAAGAGAAGGAAGAAAGCGACAGAGAGCTGTAA
- the grpE gene encoding nucleotide exchange factor GrpE: MEDIKELEAAAAGPEEDNAGRPEDAPAEETAAQAGLEEKEGEVPEPDPKEVELNEARDRILRLHADFDNYRKRVQREKEEWFQYASLHIIEKLLPVVDNLERALENLNSQTEEVRNLFSGVVMTYRQMMEILEREGLEAIDAAGQPFDPLLHEAIMQVPAEEGQEDNKVTEVLRKGYRFKDKVVRPAMVKVAKR; encoded by the coding sequence ATGGAAGATATTAAGGAACTGGAAGCGGCGGCCGCAGGGCCAGAAGAAGACAATGCGGGCCGGCCGGAGGATGCGCCCGCGGAAGAAACAGCCGCTCAGGCGGGACTGGAAGAAAAGGAAGGGGAGGTGCCTGAACCCGACCCCAAAGAGGTTGAATTGAATGAAGCCAGGGATAGAATCTTGAGGCTTCACGCCGACTTTGACAATTACAGGAAAAGAGTGCAGCGGGAAAAAGAGGAGTGGTTTCAATACGCTTCACTGCATATAATAGAAAAGCTCTTACCGGTTGTCGATAACCTGGAAAGAGCTCTGGAAAACCTTAACAGCCAGACGGAAGAGGTTAGAAACCTCTTTTCCGGAGTTGTTATGACCTACCGGCAAATGATGGAGATACTGGAACGTGAGGGCTTGGAAGCCATTGACGCCGCGGGGCAGCCTTTCGATCCTCTTTTGCATGAAGCCATCATGCAGGTGCCGGCGGAAGAAGGGCAGGAAGACAACAAGGTGACAGAAGTGCTGCGCAAAGGCTACCGGTTTAAAGATAAGGTAGTGAGGCCGGCCATGGTTAAAGTAGCAAAAAGATAA